From a region of the Teredinibacter turnerae genome:
- the ilvD gene encoding dihydroxy-acid dehydratase, with protein MPEYRSRTTTAGRNMAGARALWRATGMKDDDFQKPIIAVVNSFTQFVPGHVHLKDLGQLVAGEIEKAGAVAKEFNTIAVDDGIAMGHDGMLYSLPSRDIIADSVEYMVNAHCADAMVCISNCDKITPGMLMAAMRLNIPCIFVSGGPMEAGKTKLAEHNLDLVDAMVIAADDTASDETVAEYERSACPTCGSCSGMFTANSMNCLTEVLGLSLPGNGTVLATHADRRKLFEKAGQQIVAITRDFYEQDNVNVLPRSIGSKAAFENAITLDIAMGGSTNTILHLLAIAQEAEVDFDLKDIDRLSRTVPQLCKVAPNTQKYHIEDVHRAGGIYGILGELERGKLLDSSVPTVHSESLSAAIAKWDIQQTSDDQIAHFYRAGPAGIPTQVAFSQDTRWPSLDGDRAQGCIRNVANAYSQEGGLAVLYGNIAADGCVVKTAGVDDSILVFEGPAHITESQDEAVANILAGKVKAGEVIIVRYEGPKGGPGMQEMLYPTSYLKSKGLGKSCALLTDGRFSGGTSGLSIGHVSPEAAAGGAIGLVRHGDIIRIDIPNRSIDVKLSEEELAARREAQNALGWKPAELRPRKVSAALKAYAKLATSADKGAVRDLSQLDD; from the coding sequence ATGCCCGAGTACCGTTCCCGCACCACGACCGCTGGCCGCAATATGGCCGGAGCACGCGCCCTGTGGCGAGCCACAGGCATGAAAGATGACGATTTCCAAAAGCCGATTATCGCGGTAGTCAACTCTTTTACCCAATTCGTGCCAGGTCACGTGCATTTAAAAGACCTCGGGCAACTCGTCGCAGGGGAGATTGAGAAAGCCGGTGCCGTCGCGAAGGAATTCAATACTATTGCGGTGGACGATGGTATCGCCATGGGCCACGATGGCATGCTCTACAGCTTGCCGAGCCGCGACATCATTGCCGACTCAGTGGAATACATGGTCAACGCGCACTGTGCGGATGCCATGGTCTGCATCTCTAACTGCGATAAAATTACTCCAGGAATGCTTATGGCCGCTATGCGCCTGAATATTCCGTGTATTTTTGTCAGTGGTGGGCCCATGGAAGCGGGCAAAACCAAGCTTGCAGAGCACAACCTGGATCTTGTCGACGCGATGGTGATCGCTGCCGACGACACCGCCAGCGATGAGACCGTCGCCGAATACGAGCGCAGCGCCTGCCCGACCTGTGGCTCCTGTTCCGGCATGTTCACAGCTAATTCGATGAACTGCCTGACCGAGGTACTCGGCCTGAGCCTACCGGGTAATGGCACGGTGCTGGCAACACATGCGGATCGCCGTAAACTGTTTGAAAAAGCCGGGCAGCAAATTGTTGCCATAACCCGCGACTTCTACGAGCAGGATAACGTCAACGTCCTGCCCCGCAGTATTGGCAGCAAAGCCGCCTTCGAAAACGCGATCACCCTCGACATCGCGATGGGCGGTTCAACCAATACTATTCTGCACCTGCTGGCAATCGCCCAGGAAGCCGAAGTGGATTTCGATTTAAAAGATATCGACAGGCTCAGCCGCACGGTGCCGCAACTTTGTAAAGTCGCACCCAACACCCAAAAGTATCATATTGAGGATGTACACCGCGCGGGTGGTATCTACGGTATCCTCGGTGAATTGGAACGTGGCAAATTACTTGATAGCTCTGTACCAACAGTGCACTCAGAGAGCCTGAGCGCTGCAATTGCCAAGTGGGATATTCAGCAAACGAGCGACGATCAAATCGCGCATTTTTATCGTGCCGGCCCCGCAGGTATCCCTACCCAGGTGGCGTTCAGTCAGGACACCCGTTGGCCTTCGCTCGACGGCGACCGCGCGCAAGGGTGTATTCGCAATGTGGCGAATGCGTACAGCCAGGAGGGCGGGCTTGCTGTGCTCTACGGCAATATCGCCGCGGATGGTTGTGTGGTTAAAACAGCCGGGGTCGACGATTCTATCCTGGTATTTGAAGGACCAGCCCACATCACTGAATCTCAAGATGAAGCAGTAGCCAACATATTGGCCGGCAAAGTGAAAGCCGGCGAGGTGATTATTGTGCGCTACGAAGGGCCGAAAGGTGGGCCGGGTATGCAGGAAATGCTGTACCCAACCTCCTACCTCAAGTCCAAAGGCCTGGGTAAAAGTTGTGCGCTGTTAACTGATGGCCGGTTTTCCGGTGGAACCTCCGGCCTGTCAATCGGACATGTTTCTCCTGAAGCCGCCGCAGGCGGCGCCATCGGTCTAGTGCGACATGGTGACATTATCCGAATCGACATTCCCAACCGCTCTATCGACGTAAAGCTCAGTGAAGAGGAGCTGGCTGCACGCCGCGAAGCGCAGAATGCACTGGGCTGGAAGCCCGCAGAGCTCCGTCCGCGAAAAGTTTCAGCCGCACTCAAAGCTTACGCCAAACTGGCGACCAGCGCCGACAAGGGTGCTGTAAGAGACCTGAGCCAGCTCGACGACTAG
- a CDS encoding tetratricopeptide repeat protein, whose amino-acid sequence MNKFYSKKVGYFGRCLLVATAATLAAPALEKAASTAGFNVDLGAKAFAQDSKKKRALPGISEAFFKKLGKVADLASPPEKKDGTQPPGDFRAALEELKDVEEDCSKCNAYELAQIYNYYGWIYYSLEDFKNSIKYYRKVIEQSPNIPWGLELQVTYTLVQLMFAQEDYASALKMLNTWMGISETVGDDAYYLKSQICYQMDDKACALENINIAVKMAEKDGDIAKEPWLSLQKALYLEKEDYKSSLPIIEKMVRHYPKKSYWQQLAGVYGMLEREKDQYYTLDAAYTMGALEKEQQLLNLAYLSMANEYPFKAAKIVEKGMNDKIIEQNAKNLETLAIAWRQAKDTDKAIPAMQRAAEKSDNGDLYGQLLSLYLYIDDNKKAVDAGKKALAKGDLKRAGEINLNLGIAHLELAQYDSAIKAFKKAKEDKRVKRTADNWLQHAQREKFRAEQLAAAAG is encoded by the coding sequence ATGAATAAATTTTATTCCAAAAAAGTCGGCTATTTCGGGCGCTGCCTGTTGGTAGCGACTGCAGCTACGCTGGCGGCTCCAGCTTTGGAAAAGGCGGCCAGTACGGCGGGTTTCAACGTGGACCTGGGTGCGAAAGCTTTTGCCCAGGACAGCAAAAAGAAACGCGCGTTGCCTGGTATCAGCGAAGCCTTCTTTAAAAAGTTGGGCAAGGTTGCAGATCTGGCTTCTCCGCCAGAAAAGAAAGACGGTACGCAACCGCCGGGTGATTTCAGAGCGGCGTTGGAAGAGTTGAAAGACGTCGAGGAAGACTGCAGTAAATGTAACGCGTACGAGTTAGCGCAGATATACAACTACTACGGTTGGATCTACTACTCTCTCGAAGATTTTAAAAACTCAATCAAGTACTACCGCAAAGTAATCGAGCAGTCGCCCAATATTCCATGGGGTCTCGAACTGCAGGTTACCTACACCTTAGTGCAATTGATGTTTGCGCAGGAAGATTATGCCAGTGCACTGAAAATGCTGAATACCTGGATGGGTATTTCAGAAACTGTCGGTGACGATGCGTACTATCTGAAATCGCAAATCTGCTACCAGATGGACGACAAAGCCTGTGCTTTGGAAAACATCAACATCGCAGTGAAAATGGCGGAAAAGGACGGCGATATCGCGAAGGAGCCCTGGCTCTCGTTGCAAAAAGCGCTGTACCTCGAAAAAGAAGACTACAAGTCGTCTTTGCCAATCATCGAGAAAATGGTTCGCCACTATCCGAAGAAGAGCTACTGGCAGCAGCTTGCGGGTGTGTACGGTATGCTTGAGCGTGAAAAGGATCAGTACTACACGCTGGATGCCGCTTACACCATGGGTGCTTTGGAAAAAGAGCAGCAATTGTTGAATCTGGCTTATCTGAGCATGGCTAACGAATACCCTTTCAAAGCAGCAAAAATCGTTGAAAAGGGTATGAACGACAAAATCATCGAACAGAATGCTAAGAATCTTGAAACCCTCGCCATTGCATGGCGACAGGCTAAAGATACTGACAAGGCTATTCCAGCGATGCAGCGTGCTGCTGAGAAGTCGGATAATGGCGACTTGTACGGGCAGTTGCTTAGCCTCTACTTGTACATCGACGACAACAAGAAAGCTGTTGACGCCGGTAAGAAAGCATTGGCTAAAGGTGATTTAAAACGCGCAGGTGAGATTAATCTCAACCTGGGTATTGCCCACCTTGAGCTTGCTCAATACGACTCGGCGATTAAAGCGTTTAAAAAAGCGAAGGAAGACAAGCGTGTGAAGCGCACAGCGGATAACTGGTTGCAACACGCCCAGCGCGAGAAGTTCCGTGCCGAGCAGTTGGCAGCGGCCGCTGGCTAG
- a CDS encoding energy transducer TonB — translation MSIVRLLSSLAPAALVTLGLLLLMHVLILRNMTEPEESKEFKIPEILMPEREITTEYDTSKPEKPQEPEEPPPELPEPEFDNPDVEMDISFAPQINTGGVQISGIGGFSSDGDYLPIVKVAPKYPARAANRGLEGYCTVEYTVTKTGETRDIKVVDCPDSVFASASVKAAGKFKYKPKVIDGEPIEVPGVKNRFTFQMAKDK, via the coding sequence ATGAGCATTGTTAGATTATTGTCTTCCCTGGCTCCTGCGGCACTGGTAACTCTTGGTCTGTTGCTGTTAATGCACGTATTGATTCTGCGCAACATGACCGAACCCGAAGAATCCAAAGAATTCAAAATTCCAGAAATTTTGATGCCTGAGCGGGAAATTACCACCGAGTACGACACCAGCAAGCCTGAAAAACCACAAGAGCCAGAAGAACCACCACCCGAGTTGCCTGAACCTGAATTCGACAACCCGGATGTAGAAATGGACATTTCGTTTGCACCGCAAATTAACACCGGTGGTGTTCAGATTTCCGGTATAGGTGGCTTCTCCAGCGATGGTGACTATCTGCCTATCGTGAAGGTGGCGCCAAAGTATCCTGCGCGAGCGGCTAACCGTGGATTGGAAGGGTACTGTACGGTGGAATATACCGTTACCAAAACGGGCGAAACTCGGGATATCAAAGTTGTCGATTGCCCCGATAGCGTGTTCGCTAGTGCGTCGGTGAAAGCAGCTGGGAAATTTAAATACAAGCCTAAAGTTATTGATGGCGAGCCCATTGAAGTGCCTGGCGTGAAAAACCGCTTCACTTTCCAAATGGCCAAAGACAAGTAG
- a CDS encoding ExbD/TolR family protein, with the protein MSRKIKAEEETGAIDLTPMLDVVFIMLIFFIVTASFIKEPGIQVNRPDATTAALKKNANILIAINEQNEIWINKNEVDIRQVKTQIQLLLAENPKGAVVIQADKDSNIKTLTEVTQKAREAGVGDVSVSAENR; encoded by the coding sequence ATGAGCAGGAAAATCAAAGCAGAAGAAGAAACGGGGGCGATTGACTTAACCCCGATGCTCGACGTGGTGTTCATCATGTTGATCTTCTTCATCGTGACTGCATCGTTTATTAAAGAGCCTGGGATTCAGGTAAATCGCCCGGATGCGACTACCGCCGCCTTGAAGAAAAATGCCAACATCCTGATTGCAATTAACGAACAGAATGAAATTTGGATTAACAAGAACGAAGTCGATATTCGTCAGGTTAAAACCCAAATTCAGTTGTTGTTAGCTGAAAACCCCAAGGGTGCGGTAGTTATTCAGGCGGATAAAGATTCAAACATTAAAACGCTGACAGAAGTGACTCAAAAGGCCCGCGAAGCGGGTGTTGGGGATGTCTCTGTCTCCGCAGAAAACAGGTAG
- a CDS encoding MotA/TolQ/ExbB proton channel family protein has protein sequence MLAMMEALAAIKAFVASGGPILYWIAALAFAMWTLIFERLWFYKGSLGKIKAQTVDLWEARGERKSWNSRQIRKALISRAASKINQNLDLLGTMVTLCPLLGLLGTVTGMIEVFNVLAVTGGGDAKSMASGVSRATIPTMAGMVAALSGVFGTTLINRIAERENHMLEDQLTMDH, from the coding sequence ATGCTGGCAATGATGGAAGCACTCGCAGCCATTAAAGCCTTTGTTGCTTCCGGTGGTCCTATTCTCTACTGGATTGCGGCACTGGCATTCGCCATGTGGACATTAATCTTCGAGCGTCTCTGGTTTTACAAAGGGTCTCTGGGCAAGATTAAAGCCCAGACCGTCGACCTCTGGGAAGCGCGCGGTGAGCGCAAGTCCTGGAACTCACGACAAATTCGTAAAGCACTTATTTCTCGCGCAGCTAGCAAAATCAACCAAAACCTCGACCTGCTGGGAACTATGGTCACCCTCTGCCCGCTCCTGGGTCTGTTGGGTACAGTTACCGGTATGATCGAAGTGTTTAATGTGCTCGCAGTAACCGGCGGTGGTGATGCAAAATCCATGGCCTCCGGTGTATCCCGGGCAACCATTCCTACCATGGCGGGCATGGTAGCAGCACTTTCCGGTGTGTTTGGTACAACGTTGATTAACCGTATCGCTGAACGCGAAAATCACATGCTCGAAGACCAATTAACGATGGATCACTAG
- a CDS encoding MotA/TolQ/ExbB proton channel family protein, with the protein MKMNLKKAIVAVAAAGAIALSGSVMAQDKAASLDELLQMVKNSQIAENKENRQREAQFRKQRANQANMLAQAEATKKAEEDRSARLEQQHKEREQDVQAARQQLDDRLGSLKELFGHLTSTAGDLRSALDSSIISVQYPARTEFISELIEKMNSETKLPSIDEIERLWYELQRETVEGGKIVKFNAVVSDPAGNKAEREVVRIGNYNLLSDGKYLTYDVKSGSLNELPRQPGDHMKGAAAIQQATSGFTKVGVDPTGPAGGTLLSALINSPSIVERWHQGKLVGYIITGVGVFAILLALFRFVVLSAMGAKVSRQLKSNTASEDNPLGRVLKVAEENKGADTETMELKLEEATLKELPRIESGLNLLKIISMVAPLLGLLGTVTGMIVTFQAITIYGAGDPKAMAGGISGALVTTVLGLCVAIPTVLLHTFLNGKAKRIVHVLEEESAGLIAEKSESK; encoded by the coding sequence ATGAAAATGAATCTTAAAAAAGCAATAGTGGCTGTTGCCGCTGCTGGTGCAATTGCGCTGTCTGGTTCTGTAATGGCGCAAGACAAGGCTGCATCTCTCGACGAACTTCTGCAAATGGTTAAAAACAGCCAGATCGCAGAGAACAAAGAAAACCGTCAACGCGAAGCGCAATTCCGTAAGCAACGCGCTAACCAGGCAAACATGCTGGCTCAGGCGGAAGCGACCAAGAAAGCTGAAGAAGATCGTTCTGCGCGTTTGGAACAGCAACACAAAGAGCGCGAACAAGACGTACAGGCTGCGCGTCAGCAGCTCGATGACCGTCTGGGTTCTTTGAAAGAACTGTTCGGCCACCTGACCTCTACTGCAGGTGACCTGCGCTCCGCATTGGACTCTTCCATTATTAGCGTTCAGTACCCTGCACGTACTGAGTTCATCTCCGAGCTGATCGAGAAGATGAACAGCGAAACCAAACTGCCTTCTATCGACGAAATTGAGCGCCTGTGGTACGAATTGCAGCGCGAAACCGTTGAAGGCGGCAAAATTGTTAAATTTAATGCAGTTGTTTCCGACCCTGCGGGTAACAAAGCTGAGCGCGAAGTTGTGCGTATCGGTAACTACAACCTGCTGTCAGACGGTAAATACCTGACGTACGACGTGAAAAGCGGCAGCCTCAACGAATTGCCTCGTCAACCAGGCGATCACATGAAAGGCGCAGCAGCTATTCAGCAGGCAACCAGCGGCTTCACCAAAGTGGGCGTCGACCCAACGGGTCCTGCTGGCGGCACTCTGCTGTCTGCGTTGATCAACAGCCCTTCCATTGTTGAGCGCTGGCACCAAGGTAAGCTGGTGGGTTACATCATTACTGGCGTTGGTGTGTTCGCAATTCTGTTGGCTCTGTTCCGCTTTGTTGTCCTGAGTGCCATGGGCGCGAAAGTTAGCCGTCAGTTGAAATCCAACACGGCTTCTGAAGACAACCCTCTGGGTCGCGTACTGAAAGTGGCAGAAGAGAACAAAGGTGCAGACACCGAAACTATGGAGTTGAAGCTCGAAGAAGCAACTCTCAAAGAGCTGCCACGTATCGAATCTGGTCTGAACCTGCTGAAAATCATCTCCATGGTTGCTCCACTGTTGGGTCTGCTGGGTACGGTTACCGGTATGATCGTGACCTTCCAGGCGATTACCATTTACGGTGCGGGCGATCCTAAAGCAATGGCTGGTGGTATTTCCGGTGCACTGGTAACTACCGTACTGGGTCTGTGTGTTGCAATCCCAACGGTACTTCTCCATACCTTCCTGAACGGTAAAGCCAAGCGCATCGTTCATGTACTTGAAGAAGAAAGTGCTGGTTTGATCGCTGAGAAATCAGAGAGCAAGTAA
- a CDS encoding DUF3450 domain-containing protein encodes MKKQRIKAVALTTVLSAGALLVGTAHADKTLDAIMQVGQAKTTAGVQSQKKIDKLAEETSDLLQKYKTVNKEIDGLRVYNSQLEKQLASQLKVLEDLNTSIDQVTVIERQIQPLILRMLEGLEQFVNLDVPFHMEERLKRVETLRDNQDRADISVAEKFRQVLEAYNIEAEYGRKIDTYVDTLEVGGQERQVNILAVGRIALMYQTTDTKLSGAWDQRQRAWVELDAGAYRAAILKGIRIAKKQASIDVMELPILAPEAAQ; translated from the coding sequence ATGAAGAAGCAGCGAATCAAAGCTGTGGCTCTAACCACAGTTCTTTCTGCTGGCGCGCTCCTGGTTGGCACCGCCCACGCAGATAAAACCCTGGACGCGATCATGCAGGTTGGTCAAGCTAAGACCACTGCAGGCGTTCAGTCGCAGAAGAAAATCGACAAGTTGGCCGAGGAAACTTCTGACCTGTTACAAAAATACAAAACAGTCAACAAAGAAATCGACGGCCTGCGCGTTTACAACAGCCAGTTGGAAAAGCAGTTGGCCAGCCAGCTCAAAGTTCTTGAAGATCTGAACACCTCCATTGATCAGGTCACGGTGATCGAACGTCAAATCCAACCCCTCATCCTGCGCATGCTCGAAGGTCTTGAGCAGTTCGTAAACTTGGACGTACCTTTCCACATGGAAGAGCGTCTGAAGCGCGTTGAGACACTGCGCGACAACCAGGACCGCGCTGACATCTCCGTTGCTGAGAAATTCCGTCAGGTGCTTGAAGCCTACAATATCGAAGCAGAATACGGCCGCAAGATCGACACCTATGTCGACACTCTCGAAGTGGGTGGACAAGAGCGTCAGGTGAACATTCTGGCTGTTGGCCGCATCGCTCTGATGTATCAAACAACCGACACCAAACTGTCCGGAGCCTGGGATCAGCGTCAGCGCGCCTGGGTAGAGTTGGACGCAGGTGCCTACCGCGCGGCCATCCTCAAGGGCATTCGCATTGCTAAGAAGCAAGCGTCTATTGATGTTATGGAGTTGCCAATTCTGGCTCCGGAGGCTGCACAATGA
- the folA gene encoding type 3 dihydrofolate reductase yields the protein MVASDEISIALVVGVAANGVIGRDNGLPWRLPKDLAYFKRVTMGHPIVMGRKTFDSIGRPLPGRTNIVVTRNPTWQADGVDVCHSLEQAVAHAREVARQSRVKQIMVIGGAEFYRQMLPQADRLYLTEVHADVVGDAYFPEFDRSRWQQLSAERHEADSGNPYAYSFLVLERR from the coding sequence ATGGTCGCGAGTGACGAAATTAGTATTGCACTGGTTGTCGGCGTTGCCGCAAATGGTGTGATTGGGCGCGACAACGGTTTGCCCTGGCGGCTACCTAAAGACTTAGCTTATTTTAAGCGGGTTACGATGGGGCACCCTATAGTCATGGGGCGTAAAACGTTCGATTCCATAGGTCGCCCTTTGCCAGGCCGTACAAATATTGTGGTTACTCGAAACCCCACGTGGCAGGCTGATGGTGTAGACGTGTGTCACAGCCTTGAACAGGCGGTAGCGCACGCGCGCGAAGTAGCCAGACAAAGCCGGGTAAAACAAATTATGGTAATTGGCGGTGCGGAGTTTTATCGCCAAATGTTACCGCAAGCAGATCGTCTCTACCTGACCGAAGTTCACGCTGACGTCGTTGGAGACGCTTATTTTCCAGAGTTCGACAGGAGTCGATGGCAACAGCTGAGCGCCGAACGGCACGAAGCGGATTCTGGAAACCCCTACGCGTATTCCTTTTTAGTCTTGGAACGCCGATGA
- a CDS encoding thymidylate synthase, with protein MKQYLELMRHVRDNGVRKEDRTGTGTVSVFGYQMRFDLSQGFPLVTTKKCHLKSIIHELLWFLNGETNIAYLNNNGVKIWDAWATESGDLGPIYGAQWRSWPAQNGETLDQISQLIEQIKHKPDSRRLIISAWNPALLPDESISPQDNVRNGKMALPPCHTLFQFYVLEGRLSCQLYQRSADIFLGVPFNIASYALLTMMIAQVTGLASGDFVHTFGDAHLYLNHLEQVDTQLQREPLPLPTMAINPAVEDIFGFCFEDFELQNYQAHPHIAAPISV; from the coding sequence GTGAAGCAATATCTTGAGTTAATGCGACATGTTCGCGATAACGGTGTACGAAAAGAAGACAGAACAGGCACCGGAACTGTTAGCGTTTTCGGTTATCAAATGCGGTTTGATTTAAGTCAGGGCTTTCCCCTGGTGACTACGAAAAAATGCCACCTTAAATCGATAATACATGAGCTGTTGTGGTTTCTTAACGGCGAAACCAACATCGCGTATTTAAATAATAACGGTGTGAAAATTTGGGATGCCTGGGCGACAGAGTCCGGTGATCTGGGTCCGATTTACGGTGCGCAATGGCGCAGCTGGCCCGCGCAGAATGGGGAAACGCTCGATCAAATCAGTCAGTTAATCGAGCAGATAAAACATAAGCCCGATTCTCGCAGGCTCATTATTTCAGCTTGGAATCCCGCTCTTCTGCCGGACGAATCAATCTCGCCGCAGGATAATGTGCGTAACGGAAAAATGGCGTTGCCACCGTGCCACACACTTTTTCAATTTTATGTTTTGGAAGGCAGGCTTTCCTGCCAGTTGTACCAGCGCAGTGCCGATATATTTTTAGGTGTTCCATTCAATATTGCCTCCTACGCACTTTTGACCATGATGATCGCGCAGGTCACTGGACTGGCATCAGGGGATTTTGTCCATACTTTTGGCGATGCCCATCTCTACCTCAACCACCTGGAACAGGTAGATACACAGTTACAACGGGAACCTTTGCCTCTACCGACCATGGCGATTAACCCTGCGGTCGAGGATATTTTTGGCTTTTGCTTCGAAGATTTCGAACTCCAGAACTACCAGGCGCACCCGCATATCGCAGCGCCGATTTCGGTATAG
- the lgt gene encoding prolipoprotein diacylglyceryl transferase, whose product MLKYPEIDPVALSLGSVTVFGKTINLPDIHWYGLMYLFGFILCWAVGTYRAGKPHNVVHKSWLEDLVFYVAIGVVLGGRCGYVFFYNFGAFLDDPMWLFRVWEGGMSFHGGLLGVIVAMMLYARKMQVRFLDLMDFVAPLVPIGLGLGRIGNFIGQELWGRVTTLPIGMVFPKDPGVARHPSQLYQAALEGVVLFAVLFWFSSKPRPRAAVASLFLILYGCFRFAVEFVREPDAHIGFDMFGWLTRGQELSLPMIVIGALIFFYAYRHPAYAEKAPDPRANGSKKG is encoded by the coding sequence ATGCTTAAGTACCCGGAAATCGATCCCGTCGCACTCTCTCTCGGCTCCGTTACTGTCTTCGGAAAAACCATCAACCTGCCGGATATTCACTGGTACGGGTTGATGTATTTGTTCGGTTTTATTCTGTGCTGGGCGGTCGGTACCTACCGCGCAGGCAAGCCGCACAATGTCGTGCACAAGTCGTGGCTCGAAGATCTGGTGTTTTACGTGGCCATAGGTGTGGTACTTGGCGGTCGTTGCGGCTATGTATTCTTCTACAATTTTGGCGCGTTTCTGGATGACCCAATGTGGCTCTTCCGGGTATGGGAAGGCGGAATGTCTTTTCACGGTGGGTTGCTTGGTGTCATCGTGGCGATGATGCTCTACGCGCGAAAAATGCAGGTGCGATTTCTCGATCTTATGGATTTTGTCGCCCCTCTTGTACCTATTGGCCTGGGCTTAGGGCGGATTGGTAATTTTATTGGGCAAGAACTCTGGGGCCGTGTAACGACCTTGCCGATTGGCATGGTGTTTCCGAAAGACCCGGGTGTGGCCCGCCATCCATCGCAGCTGTATCAGGCCGCGCTCGAAGGTGTGGTGTTGTTCGCAGTGCTGTTTTGGTTTTCTTCCAAGCCGCGACCGCGCGCTGCGGTGGCGTCACTGTTTTTGATTTTGTACGGCTGTTTCCGCTTTGCCGTGGAGTTTGTGCGCGAACCCGATGCTCATATAGGTTTTGATATGTTCGGCTGGCTGACTCGTGGACAAGAGCTGAGTTTGCCGATGATTGTTATTGGTGCGCTGATTTTCTTCTATGCTTACAGGCACCCCGCGTATGCGGAAAAAGCGCCTGATCCGCGCGCGAACGGCTCTAAAAAAGGTTAA